In Natrinema amylolyticum, the following are encoded in one genomic region:
- the carB gene encoding carbamoyl-phosphate synthase large subunit: MSTDTATDAETGDGRTILLIGSGPIQIGQAAEFDYSGAQACRALQEEGARVVLVNSNPATIMTDPEMADEVYIEPITTDAIAEIIRKENPDGVIAGLGGQTGLNVTAELAEEGVLEEYDVEIMGTPLDTIYATEDRDLFRQRMEKIGQPVPASTTISLDEGEEVSEMTEEGLRDRVQAAVDEVGGLPVIARTTYTLGGSGSGVVHDFDELLRRVRKGLRLSRNSEVLITESIAGWVEYEYEVMRDADDSCIIICNMENIDPMGIHTGESTVVTPSQIVPDEGHQEMRTAALDVIRELGIQGGCNIQFAWHDDGTPGGEYRVVEVNPRVSRSSALASKATGYPIARVTAKVALGKRLHEITNEITGETTAAFEPAIDYVVTKVPRWPKDKFDDVDFELTTAMKSTGEAMAIGRTFEESLLKALRSSEYEPDVDWAEISDEELEEHYLERPSPDRPYAMFEAFERGYTVDEVQELTGIFEWYTERFKRIADSTLAAQEGDFTEAAIAGHTNASIATTAGADVETVETEVPGRTYKQVDTCAGEFEAETPYYYSARKSEFESGPLLGDAAAGELEVDRDIESVIVVGGGPIRIGQGVEFDYCSVHAVRALRDLGIDAYVVNNNPETVSTDYDTSDGLFFEPITAEEVADVAEATGADGVMVQFGGQTSVNIGEPLEDELARRGLDCEVMGTSVEAMDLAEDRDRFNALMDELGIAQPDGGTAFSEEEALELAHDIGYPVLVRPSYVLGGRAMDVVYNDEELQTYIEEAVRVAPDKPILVDDFLEDAIELDVDAVSDGRNVIIGGIMEHVETAGVHSGDSACMIPPRSLDEDTLERVREVTEDIAEALKTKGLLNVQLAVRDGEVYVLEANPRSSRTVPFVSKATGVPIAKLAAQVMAGETLESLEVDEQIPNHTSVKEVVLPFDRLPGSDPRLGPEMKSTGEVMGTASDPGTAYWKAQQAAGNAVSEGTAVVDLDVDGFENHFDVTEFDDVPQAIREGKVDFIVSRDRDSLEMAVEEEIPYLSTAASAEAYVEALDSFDGDLEVASVTDRPKHTGDWGAAE, from the coding sequence ATGAGTACGGACACCGCCACAGACGCCGAGACGGGCGACGGGCGCACGATCCTGTTGATCGGGAGCGGCCCGATCCAGATCGGACAGGCCGCCGAATTCGACTATTCGGGCGCACAGGCCTGTCGCGCGCTTCAGGAGGAAGGCGCTCGCGTCGTCCTCGTGAACTCGAACCCGGCGACGATCATGACGGACCCGGAGATGGCCGACGAGGTCTACATCGAGCCGATCACGACCGACGCCATCGCCGAGATCATCCGCAAGGAGAACCCCGACGGCGTTATCGCCGGCCTGGGCGGCCAGACCGGGCTGAACGTCACCGCCGAACTCGCCGAGGAAGGCGTTCTCGAGGAGTACGACGTCGAGATCATGGGGACGCCCCTGGACACGATCTACGCGACGGAGGACCGCGACCTCTTCCGTCAGCGCATGGAGAAGATCGGCCAGCCGGTTCCCGCCTCCACCACCATCTCGCTCGACGAGGGCGAGGAGGTCTCGGAGATGACCGAGGAGGGCCTGCGCGATCGCGTTCAGGCGGCTGTCGACGAAGTCGGCGGCCTGCCCGTGATCGCCCGCACGACCTACACGCTGGGCGGCTCCGGTTCGGGCGTCGTCCACGACTTCGACGAACTGCTGCGCCGCGTCCGCAAGGGACTGCGCCTCTCTCGTAACAGCGAGGTACTCATCACCGAGTCGATCGCCGGCTGGGTCGAGTACGAGTACGAAGTCATGCGCGACGCCGACGACTCCTGTATCATCATCTGTAACATGGAGAACATCGACCCGATGGGGATCCACACGGGCGAGTCGACGGTCGTCACGCCCTCCCAGATCGTCCCCGACGAGGGTCACCAGGAGATGCGCACCGCCGCGCTCGACGTCATCCGCGAACTTGGCATTCAGGGCGGCTGTAACATCCAGTTCGCGTGGCACGACGACGGCACCCCCGGCGGCGAGTACCGCGTCGTCGAGGTCAACCCGCGCGTCTCCCGCTCCTCCGCGCTGGCCTCCAAGGCGACCGGCTACCCGATCGCCCGCGTGACCGCGAAGGTCGCGCTCGGCAAGCGACTCCACGAGATCACCAACGAGATCACGGGCGAGACCACCGCCGCCTTCGAACCCGCGATCGACTACGTGGTCACGAAGGTACCCCGCTGGCCCAAAGACAAGTTCGACGACGTCGACTTCGAGCTGACGACGGCTATGAAGTCGACCGGCGAGGCGATGGCAATCGGCCGCACCTTCGAGGAGTCCCTGCTCAAGGCGCTTCGCTCCTCGGAGTACGAGCCCGACGTCGACTGGGCCGAAATCTCGGACGAGGAACTCGAGGAGCACTACCTCGAGCGCCCGTCGCCGGATCGTCCCTACGCGATGTTCGAGGCCTTCGAGCGCGGCTACACCGTCGACGAGGTCCAGGAGCTGACCGGCATCTTCGAGTGGTACACCGAGCGCTTCAAACGCATCGCAGACTCGACGCTCGCCGCTCAGGAAGGCGACTTCACCGAGGCCGCGATCGCCGGCCACACCAACGCCAGCATCGCCACGACCGCGGGCGCGGACGTCGAGACCGTCGAGACGGAAGTCCCCGGCCGCACCTACAAGCAGGTCGACACCTGCGCGGGCGAGTTCGAGGCCGAGACGCCGTACTACTACTCCGCGCGCAAGTCGGAGTTCGAGTCCGGCCCGCTACTCGGCGACGCCGCGGCCGGTGAGCTCGAGGTCGACCGCGACATCGAGAGCGTGATCGTCGTCGGCGGCGGCCCGATCCGCATCGGACAGGGCGTCGAGTTCGACTACTGTTCGGTCCACGCGGTCCGCGCGCTGCGCGACCTCGGCATCGACGCCTACGTCGTGAACAACAACCCCGAGACCGTCTCGACGGACTACGACACCTCCGACGGCCTCTTCTTCGAGCCCATCACGGCCGAGGAGGTCGCGGACGTCGCCGAGGCGACCGGTGCTGACGGCGTGATGGTCCAGTTCGGTGGCCAGACCTCCGTCAACATCGGCGAACCGCTCGAGGACGAACTCGCGCGCCGCGGCCTGGACTGCGAGGTCATGGGTACCTCCGTCGAAGCGATGGACCTCGCGGAGGACCGCGACCGCTTCAACGCCCTGATGGACGAACTGGGCATCGCCCAGCCCGACGGCGGGACCGCCTTCTCCGAGGAGGAAGCCCTCGAGCTGGCCCACGACATCGGCTACCCCGTCCTCGTCCGCCCCTCCTACGTGCTGGGCGGCCGCGCGATGGACGTCGTCTACAACGACGAGGAACTGCAGACCTACATCGAGGAGGCCGTCCGCGTCGCGCCGGACAAACCGATTCTCGTGGACGATTTCCTCGAGGACGCGATCGAACTCGACGTCGACGCGGTCTCCGACGGCCGCAACGTCATCATCGGCGGCATCATGGAACACGTCGAAACGGCGGGCGTCCACTCGGGCGACTCCGCGTGTATGATCCCGCCGCGCTCGCTCGACGAGGACACGCTCGAGCGCGTCCGCGAGGTCACCGAGGACATCGCCGAGGCGCTCAAAACGAAGGGGCTGCTGAACGTCCAACTCGCCGTCCGCGATGGCGAGGTGTACGTCTTAGAGGCCAACCCGCGCTCCTCGCGTACCGTCCCGTTCGTCTCGAAGGCGACCGGCGTGCCGATCGCCAAACTCGCCGCGCAGGTCATGGCCGGCGAGACCCTCGAGAGTCTCGAGGTCGACGAGCAGATCCCCAACCACACCTCGGTCAAGGAGGTCGTTCTGCCCTTCGACCGCCTGCCGGGTTCGGACCCGCGTCTCGGCCCGGAGATGAAGTCCACCGGCGAGGTCATGGGGACGGCCAGCGACCCCGGGACGGCCTACTGGAAGGCCCAGCAGGCCGCCGGCAACGCCGTCAGCGAGGGGACCGCCGTGGTCGACCTCGACGTCGACGGCTTCGAGAATCACTTCGACGTGACCGAGTTCGACGACGTCCCGCAGGCGATCCGCGAGGGGAAAGTCGACTTCATCGTCAGCCGCGACCGCGATTCGCTGGAGATGGCCGTCGAAGAGGAGATCCCCTACCTGTCGACGGCGGCCAGCGCCGAGGCCTACGTCGAAGCGCTCGATAGCTTCGACGGCGACCTCGAGGTCGCGTCGGTGACGGACCGTCCGAAGCACACCGGCGACTGGGGCGCGGCGGAGTAA
- a CDS encoding metal-dependent hydrolase, which produces MMALTHGFVALAAAVVVLPVLGDHVGTPLLLAAFVGGLAPDADLLASHRKSLHYPVGFSVLFFVLLGAVHLTASAPLVVLTVGVGAAALHAVSDVFGGSAEREPWNPVTENGVYNHVLGRWHRPRRYVRYSGAPEDFLVCLGFAAVAISSGSTSAAADTVLISLVAFAGVYSLCRKRLAAIGAGIGGLVPASLRAILPAVRVRETETDGTTIDIRFGR; this is translated from the coding sequence ATGATGGCGCTCACGCACGGGTTCGTGGCCCTCGCCGCCGCGGTCGTCGTCCTCCCGGTCCTCGGCGACCACGTCGGGACGCCGCTCCTGCTGGCGGCGTTCGTCGGCGGACTCGCGCCGGACGCCGACCTGCTGGCGAGCCATCGGAAGTCGCTGCACTATCCGGTCGGCTTTTCGGTCCTCTTTTTCGTTTTGCTCGGCGCGGTCCACCTGACGGCGTCGGCTCCGCTAGTGGTCCTGACGGTGGGGGTCGGGGCCGCCGCCCTCCACGCCGTCTCGGACGTGTTCGGCGGCAGCGCGGAGCGGGAGCCCTGGAATCCGGTGACCGAAAACGGCGTCTACAACCACGTCCTCGGCCGGTGGCACCGGCCGCGGCGGTACGTCCGGTACTCGGGCGCGCCGGAGGACTTTCTGGTCTGTCTCGGGTTCGCGGCCGTCGCGATCTCGTCAGGGAGTACGTCAGCGGCGGCCGACACCGTCCTAATCTCGCTGGTCGCGTTCGCGGGCGTGTACTCGCTGTGTCGAAAGCGGCTCGCGGCGATCGGCGCCGGAATCGGGGGCCTCGTCCCGGCGAGTCTACGCGCGATCCTCCCGGCGGTCCGCGTCAGAGAGACGGAAACCGACGGGACGACGATCGATATCAGGTTCGGCCGCTGA